A DNA window from Pogona vitticeps strain Pit_001003342236 chromosome 2, PviZW2.1, whole genome shotgun sequence contains the following coding sequences:
- the LOC144587484 gene encoding uncharacterized protein LOC144587484 isoform X2: protein MGNLCVENQSDFPRAEEPQFNIKQDPQQQEISHGNEEGVSFIGAGARPTTSSPSTLHCHGEADLGPVTYEEVAVHFTQEEWALLDPDQRALHQKVMEENWQTVSSLDKWREKKVCPGYEKTCTHKLEVAGHRRTHRKKTCTQEKPYKCMMCGKHFPLMLGRMVHRSVCTENNCFFSKMSGKCLNCKKRFLSHRRVYRGEKLYKCGKCFARNSPLLHHMRIHKGEKPYKCQECGQYFAWNSQLVSHMQVHTGEKPYKCQECGKSFALNSNLLSHMWVHTGEKPYKCQECGKCFGRNSQLVSHMRVHTGEKPYKCQDCGKSFDQISQLASHMRVHTGEKPCKCLECGKSFAWNSQLVRHMRVHTGEKPYKCQECGKSFAQNTNLLSHIRIHKGEKPYKCQECGKCFVRNSQLVTHMRDHTGEKPYTCLECGKCFACNSQLVSHMWVHTGEKPYKCQDCGKSFGRNSQLVSHMWVHTGEKPYKCQDCGKSFGRNSQLVSHMRVHTGEKPYKCQDCGKSFTQNSHLLRHMWVHTGEKPYKCQECGKSFAQNTNLLSHIRIHKGEKPYKCQECGKCFGRNSQLVIHMRVHTGEKPYKCQECGKCFACNSQLVSHMWVHTGEKPYTVNARTVGKVLV from the exons ggTCCAGTGACCTATGAGGAGGTGGCCGTGcacttcacccaggaggagtgggcactgctggatcctgaccagagggccctCCACCAGAaggtcatggaggagaactggcaaaCTGTATCCTCTCTTG ataaatggagggagaaaaaggtaTGCCCCGGATATGAAAAAACATGTACACACAAATTAGAGGTTGCAGGACACCGGAGAACCCACAGAAAAAAAACCTGTACCcaagagaaaccatacaaatgcatgaTGTGTGGGAAACATTTTCCTCTGATGTTAGGACGGATGGTTCACAGAAGTGTCTGCAcggaaaataattgttttttcaGCAAAATGTCTGGGAAATGTTTAAACTGCAAGAAACGCTTTCTGAGCCATCGAAGAGTTTACAGAGGAGAAAAACTGTacaaatgtgggaaatgttttgctcggaattCACCACTTTTGCAtcatatgaggatccacaaaggagagaaaccctacaaatgccaggagtgtgggcaATATTTTGCAtggaattcacagcttgtgagtcatatgcaagttcacacaggagagaaaccctacaaatgtcaggagtgtgggaaatcttttgctttgaattcaaaccttttgaGTCATATGtgggttcacacaggagagaaaccctacaaatgccaggagtgtgggaaatgttttggtcGGAACTCTCAGCTTGTGAGTCATATgcgggttcacacaggagagaaaccctacaaatgccaggactgtgggaaaAGTTTTGATCAGATCTCCCAGCTTGCGAGTCATAtgcgagttcacacaggagagaaaccctgcaagtgcctggagtgtgggaaatcttttgcttGGAATTCACAGCTTGTGCGTCATAtgcgagttcacacaggagagaaaccctacaaatgccaggagtgtgggaaatcttttgctcAGAATACAAACCTTTTGAGTCATATTaggatccacaaaggagagaaaccctacaaatgccaggagtgtgggaaatgttttgttcggAACTCTCAGCTTGTGACTCACATGCGAgatcacacaggagagaaaccctacacatgcctggagtgtgggaaatgttttgcttgtaattcacagcttgtgagtcatatgtgggttcacacaggagagaaaccatataaatgccaggactgtgggaaaAGTTTTGGTCGGAACTCTCAGCTTGTGAGTCATATGtgggttcacacaggagagaaaccatataaatgccaggactgtgggaaaAGTTTTGGTCGGAACTCTCAGCTTGTGAGTCATAtgcgagttcacacaggagagaaaccctacaaatgccaggactgtgggaaatCTTTTACTCAGAATTCACACCTTCTGAGACATATGtgggttcacacaggagagaaaccctacaaatgccaggagtgtgggaaatcttttgctcAGAATACAAACCTTTTGAGTCATATTaggatccacaaaggagagaaaccctacaaatgccaggagtgtgggaaatgttttggtcGGAACTCTCAGCTTGTGATTCACAtgcgagttcacacaggagagaaaccctacaaatgccaggagtgtgggaaatgttttgcttgtaattcacagcttgtgagtcatatgtgggttcacacaggagagaaaccatatactgtaaatgccaggactgtgggaaaAGTTTTGGTCTGA